Proteins from one Mesotoga infera genomic window:
- a CDS encoding threonine synthase → MPRSFAFVSEFDFELYLKNESANPTWSFKDRGTYLTLLDAVEKGYKGFGTVSTGNMAASVAAYGARMGMNTTILVSKGIPSEKIRPIAIYGPRVIKVDGDYSELYRRTLETGPSKGIYFSNSDVPMRVEGSKTIAFEIYLQLGEKVPDFVIVPTSSGGNIRGIEKGFREIKEAGLSERMPVMVAVQACGCAPIHNAFDSGWEKIERVPDPSTIAHAIENPFPPSGNAVLRMLKKNGGLTLCLKDEEILEAQSRLAGEGLFAQPAAVTSVAAIKKLKELTPLKKVRIVSVITGSGLKYPSILERHSLSVESISIGDLEAAL, encoded by the coding sequence ATGCCCAGGTCGTTCGCGTTCGTCTCCGAGTTCGACTTCGAGCTCTATCTCAAAAACGAATCCGCAAATCCCACCTGGTCTTTCAAAGACAGGGGAACCTATCTCACTCTGCTGGACGCCGTTGAAAAGGGGTACAAAGGCTTCGGGACGGTATCTACCGGCAACATGGCGGCTTCGGTGGCCGCCTACGGCGCGCGGATGGGGATGAATACAACGATACTTGTGTCAAAAGGCATACCCTCAGAGAAGATCCGCCCCATCGCCATATACGGGCCGAGGGTCATCAAAGTCGATGGAGATTATAGCGAACTCTACCGCAGAACCCTCGAAACAGGTCCTTCTAAGGGCATATACTTCTCCAATTCAGACGTACCGATGAGAGTCGAAGGATCGAAGACCATCGCTTTCGAGATTTATCTACAGCTCGGTGAAAAAGTGCCAGATTTCGTCATCGTTCCGACCAGTTCGGGCGGCAACATTCGGGGTATCGAGAAGGGCTTCAGAGAGATCAAAGAGGCCGGCCTTTCTGAAAGAATGCCAGTCATGGTTGCCGTTCAGGCCTGCGGCTGCGCACCGATACACAACGCCTTCGATTCAGGTTGGGAGAAAATAGAGAGGGTTCCAGATCCCTCCACAATAGCACACGCCATAGAGAATCCCTTCCCGCCGAGCGGGAATGCCGTTCTTCGGATGCTCAAAAAAAACGGCGGTCTGACCCTTTGCCTGAAAGATGAAGAAATACTGGAGGCGCAATCGAGACTGGCCGGAGAGGGGCTGTTCGCTCAACCGGCCGCTGTGACATCGGTCGCGGCGATAAAAAAGTTGAAAGAACTGACCCCTCTGAAGAAGGTACGGATAGTCTCGGTGATCACCGGGTCTGGACTAAAATACCCCTCGATACTTGAAAGACATAGTTTATCGGTAGAAAGCATATCTATCGGAGATCTAGAGGCCGCACTGTGA
- a CDS encoding sensor histidine kinase, with the protein MRSVKSEELSFKNARIRWTTFFTMVVVSIVSILCVIVFFFALRYETKASYAGLNQMADRIATRIGRAPLITLERILRNYAENPDLFTAENEYMQFLSTSGESILQLGGKLISVIPLKEGFANGLVVDYSDRESEYRLLTRALTGLAGQSVLFMRVGKPVSELSTIMRNLFWALLSLVLLTAAISWAIGLALAGYVLNPLKESYQRLQRFTADASHELKTPLSIIRLSLDMLGEKELDPEVSSKIGMIDTATRNMQNLANQLITMARIQGSQESKIKAEQVNIKRLLEDIALSYRPLSDPRGIKIEIECEDDLLSSVMKEPLTTSLGNLLENAIKFSYDGTRVVLKSFLRDGYLHIQVIDNGPGIELEEREKIFERFYKSEKSHNSTGSGMGLAIVRELVGTMKGEINLVSEPGKGSTFEIKLRAG; encoded by the coding sequence ATGAGATCAGTGAAGAGTGAAGAGCTCTCCTTTAAAAACGCAAGAATACGATGGACAACATTCTTCACCATGGTCGTCGTTTCCATAGTATCGATCCTGTGCGTGATAGTCTTCTTTTTTGCACTGCGATACGAAACCAAGGCTTCTTACGCCGGTCTGAACCAGATGGCCGACAGGATAGCCACGAGAATCGGCAGAGCACCCCTGATAACACTGGAGAGGATTCTTAGAAACTACGCCGAGAATCCCGATCTCTTCACCGCCGAGAACGAGTACATGCAGTTTCTCAGCACTTCAGGCGAAAGTATACTGCAGCTTGGAGGGAAGCTGATCAGCGTAATTCCTCTAAAAGAAGGTTTTGCAAACGGTCTGGTGGTGGATTACTCAGACAGGGAAAGCGAATACAGGCTTCTTACAAGAGCGCTCACCGGTCTAGCCGGTCAGTCGGTCTTGTTCATGAGGGTCGGTAAACCGGTGAGCGAACTCAGCACCATCATGAGAAACCTGTTTTGGGCACTCCTGAGTCTTGTTTTACTGACAGCCGCGATCTCGTGGGCGATCGGTCTGGCGCTTGCTGGATACGTTCTGAACCCCTTGAAGGAGAGCTACCAGAGACTTCAGCGTTTCACTGCCGATGCTTCACATGAGCTCAAAACACCACTCTCGATAATTAGGCTCAGCCTCGATATGCTTGGAGAAAAGGAGCTCGATCCCGAGGTTTCGAGTAAAATCGGTATGATCGACACTGCGACCAGAAACATGCAAAACCTCGCGAACCAGCTGATAACTATGGCGAGAATACAGGGCTCGCAGGAAAGTAAGATAAAAGCCGAACAGGTAAACATAAAGAGATTGCTGGAGGACATCGCTTTGTCTTACAGACCGCTCTCCGATCCGAGAGGGATAAAGATCGAAATAGAATGCGAAGACGACCTCCTTTCGAGCGTGATGAAAGAGCCGCTCACCACATCGCTGGGCAATCTTTTAGAGAATGCCATCAAATTCAGCTACGACGGAACCAGAGTCGTTCTTAAAAGTTTTTTAAGAGACGGGTATCTCCACATTCAGGTGATAGACAACGGTCCGGGCATAGAACTCGAGGAGCGTGAAAAGATCTTTGAAAGGTTCTACAAATCTGAAAAATCTCACAATAGTACGGGGAGCGGAATGGGACTCGCCATCGTCAGAGAGCTGGTGGGAACCATGAAAGGGGAAATAAATCTCGTAAGCGAACCAGGCAAAGGCAGTACCTTTGAAATAAAACTGAGGGCCGGGTAG
- a CDS encoding response regulator transcription factor: MKILVVEDEHDLGLLLKEVLENNNYAVELSADGEEGLYMALNGPFDLVVLDVLLPGLSGWEVLEGMRRKGCATPVLMLTALDGVDNKIRGFNLGADDYLSKPFDMRELLARIQSLLRRTGPVASSTNELVCGDLVLNMSDKSVYRGSTKIELRKKEYQILEYLMINRGRVISKSELEDHIWNEEDELWSDVIRSHIKNLRKKIDGGYRKKLIKTVRGMGYEISEE, from the coding sequence TTGAAGATACTCGTCGTGGAAGATGAACACGACCTGGGACTGCTTCTCAAAGAGGTCCTCGAGAACAATAACTACGCGGTAGAACTCTCCGCAGACGGAGAGGAAGGCCTTTACATGGCCCTGAATGGCCCCTTTGATCTTGTGGTGCTCGACGTTCTCCTGCCGGGTTTATCTGGTTGGGAAGTGCTCGAGGGGATGAGACGAAAGGGCTGTGCTACACCCGTGCTGATGCTTACGGCACTGGATGGCGTCGATAACAAAATAAGGGGTTTCAATCTGGGAGCCGATGATTACCTTTCCAAGCCCTTCGATATGCGCGAACTTCTGGCTAGGATACAATCGCTTCTGAGAAGAACCGGACCCGTCGCGTCGTCGACGAATGAGCTCGTTTGCGGTGATCTGGTGCTGAATATGTCCGACAAGAGTGTATATCGGGGCTCGACGAAAATCGAGCTGAGAAAGAAAGAGTACCAGATACTCGAATACCTGATGATCAACAGGGGGAGGGTGATTTCCAAGAGCGAGCTCGAAGATCATATCTGGAACGAAGAGGACGAGCTCTGGTCCGATGTCATCCGGAGCCATATAAAGAACCTGCGCAAGAAGATAGATGGTGGTTACAGAAAGAAACTGATAAAGACCGTGAGGGGTATGGGCTATGAGATCAGTGAAGAGTGA
- a CDS encoding (2Fe-2S) ferredoxin domain-containing protein — MLIKICMGSACYFLGASKIAKRLQELIDETSLTDSIDFRASFCMGPCSEGVVVEVDGQRYYRLSPENVEEFFQREVLNRIENRNGK; from the coding sequence ATGTTAATAAAGATCTGTATGGGAAGTGCGTGTTATTTTCTTGGTGCATCGAAGATCGCAAAAAGATTGCAGGAGCTGATCGACGAAACCTCTCTGACCGACAGCATCGATTTCAGGGCATCTTTCTGCATGGGGCCATGTTCGGAGGGTGTGGTGGTGGAGGTCGATGGCCAGAGGTATTACCGGCTTTCGCCGGAAAACGTCGAAGAGTTTTTTCAAAGAGAGGTACTGAACCGAATCGAAAACAGAAACGGTAAATGA
- a CDS encoding nitrilase-related carbon-nitrogen hydrolase: MIIGGAAFDIAWEDPVKNMEKIAYIFDRAFENHVELLVFPEMSLSGFSLNPEKTYIPDSEVFFGGQVRRTSIAAIYGHVKRERSGYVNCASFLSTDRGPVTYGKRKLFTYGDEHRSYFPGSQASSFIHRGVEISLNVCYDLRFPELFRENVPAELMVVIANWPTTRARHWEVLLRARAVENQCFVLGVNRTGSDGKGIEYSGTESMLIDHNGDEIEVERIGELLIWELKDEAMERMRAWRRKFPALEDM; the protein is encoded by the coding sequence ATGATCATCGGTGGAGCGGCCTTCGATATAGCCTGGGAGGACCCGGTAAAAAACATGGAAAAGATCGCGTATATCTTCGATCGGGCCTTTGAAAACCATGTGGAGTTACTGGTCTTTCCCGAGATGTCTTTGAGCGGCTTCTCACTAAATCCCGAAAAGACCTACATACCCGACAGCGAGGTCTTTTTCGGTGGACAGGTGAGGAGAACTTCGATCGCGGCCATCTACGGTCACGTGAAGAGAGAGCGGTCCGGTTATGTCAACTGCGCGTCCTTCTTGTCAACAGACCGTGGACCGGTCACCTACGGAAAGCGCAAACTCTTCACTTACGGCGACGAGCACAGAAGCTACTTTCCCGGCAGTCAGGCCAGTTCTTTTATTCATCGCGGTGTCGAAATATCTCTCAATGTATGTTACGATCTCCGCTTCCCCGAACTTTTCAGAGAGAACGTGCCGGCCGAACTGATGGTGGTGATAGCAAACTGGCCGACCACAAGAGCCAGACACTGGGAAGTTCTTCTCAGGGCCAGGGCGGTCGAGAATCAATGCTTCGTCTTGGGGGTAAACAGGACTGGCAGCGACGGAAAGGGAATAGAGTACAGCGGCACGGAGTCCATGCTGATCGATCACAACGGAGACGAGATCGAGGTGGAAAGGATTGGAGAGCTACTTATTTGGGAGTTGAAAGATGAGGCTATGGAAAGAATGAGAGCCTGGAGAAGAAAGTTTCCGGCCCTCGAAGATATGTAA